TGTAAATTTCATGTTAGAAATTCACAAACTGAAACTCGTTTTGATCAAATTCTTATATTCAAACATCAACACAGAAAAGAATACGGCATGTATATGATGAAGTACTGCTGCCCAAGAGATGCATGGaattaaacacaaaaataaagccCCAGATATGTCTATTATATATAGCAGTTTTTTCCGCAATACAAGTCTCCACCCCTTATGtataaagctagctagctgaaATAAGTGAAGAAATTAAGAgaggaaaagttaaaaaaaacaaaagaagatctAGGAAAGAACCAAATGGTTTATCGATCACTGACCTCCGAATTAAAAAGCCTGCAGATTCCTTAAATATTTGCTCCAAACTCATGCATGATGGCTTCCTTCGTGAAGATATCAAGCCTTCATAATTTCTTGTTTTGATCTTCTCAGTGCAAAGATGATGAAAGGACCAATTTGCTAAATATATTAGGAACATTTTGATCAAacaaaccgaaaaaaaaaaaggatagctTTACATGTACGTTCTCCTGATCTCATCACCTCCTCCATCTCCAACAGTTATTTAAAGCTGAGAAAAATTGAGCTCATTCATGAGCCAGTCGCAGAACCAACATCGATCTAGTATCACTCGAAGTCTAACATACATTTCCATCTCAAATATTGAAATCTCCACTAATTAAAATGGAGGCCTTGGAGCACTCCCACCCCATCCAAACAGATCGCCCGAAAATGGAAAATTCCCCATATTCCCAGCTCCCATACTAAAAAGAGAAACACCACCAGCACCAGCACCACTTCCACTTCCACCACTGCCCTCCCCAAGGTGTCCtccgccgccgccgccgcctCCTCCAGTCACACCGGAAGACTGTGACGCTGAGGGTTGGACTTGAACGGCACCAGCTTCCTCCTGATCCTCTAACGGTAAACGTTCAAAAACAGCATTCGCAAACGAAGCAGCCATCAAAACCACCGGACCAGATGCCACCAACGGCCCCACCACACTTCCCCCAACAACCTGTCCCTGTCCACCAGACAAAAATATTGACAACCCCCCCGCTCCAGGCGGAGCCGGAGGTGGGAGCACCGTTCCAGAGAGAGACAGAATCTCGAACCTCCCGTGCAGCGTTACCACACTCCCCGCCGGAACCCCAGGTTGCCGCAGCGTAACATTCATTACTGTCCCGCTTCCGCTCAGCACACAAacccctctccctctcctcctcGCATAATTGGTCACGCTCTCCACGATGTCGGCGGCGTTGGCTACCTCGAGCACATGGGATCGAAGGGCATTGGGGCTGTCTCGTGTCACGATAATCGGTGGCTTCGGTTTGTTCTTTGATCCGGGGGGACGACCACGGGGGCGGCGGCTGGAGTTGGTGGCTGCACCGGAGCTACTAGTGGCTTGGGCATCGGTGTCGGGCTTGTTGTCTGGGTCTGACGAGTCATTGGAATCGGAGTTTTGTTGGGAGTGATGGTGCTGTAGATTAATGGTAGAAGTAGGAGGTGGCTGGAGGTGCAGTTCGGGCCTGAGGAGGTGGTGAAAATAGCGAGAACCAGCTTGGTTGTCTTCATTGTACCCCGCCATCGCCACATCTACTCTCTCCCACCACTTATTATTTGCCAGCTTCCTTTTCTCTGTACCGATCTCTCTCTGATCTAGTactcagataaaaaaaaaaaaaaaaaaaaaaaaagaagaagcaaaacAACCGGCTCGATCAAGAGCACAAGAAAAagagttattgtttttttacGCAAgactataaaatttaaaaaatttacgcaaaaaaaaaaaaaaaaaaaagaaaaagaggaaaagaaggagCAAATTCTTGAACTCACATACTGAGAGAACCGAAAGAGTTTCCTTTCCAGAAATTTGGATCCTAGGTCAGTATATTGAGTCTTCGAAGGGGCTAATATGGGAACAATCCGTCACAAAATTCTGAAACAACTTTACTTGAAGGATCTTAGTGCAGAGTCTTCCGTACTATGCATAAGAAACTGAAACTTGCAGTTACATAAAGCTCCCCCCAACGAAAGGCTGTAATTCCAAGTAGTACTGCTTCGTTCGGAGTTTCTGTATATACTTGCTACCGCCAATCAAACCCTGaacttctctctccttttcgtTAAGTAGTAATCAGAACCAAAACCATCCGGGAGATAGCCCACGACAATTCTTGTGCAGCTGTTTCTACAATAGATGTTGCCCTATCCGGAATCAGATCGTacggagaaagaaagaaagaaatgggtAGTGATTAATAATAGGTTATAAAGAAACTAATTTCCAGCGAAGTATCTGTAGTAGAAAGCAGAAAGGAACACTCGTCAATGAAAATTCTGAGAGAAGTTTCCACTGTCGAACGAGCAGCGAAGAGATAATTAATGGGAAAAAGAACAGCAAAGAAAATGGAGCAGCAAATGAAATTCTTGTAAGAAATCCACGCGCTCTAGCGAGGCTGAAGCTAGGGAGCTATATATGAATgggaagaaggaaaataaattgtGAGAATTTTGAggagaaaatggtggaaaagCGTGCGGTAAAAGCAGAAACCAAGCAATTACCAAGACATAAAAAGACTTTGTCACGTGAGATTCATGTGAAAGCCACTCCTCTTTGTCGAATAtaattcttaatatttaaataaatattattcacgtatttataatttcttcttcaatcattaggttatatattaatatatatatgtagagatAGTTATTATATGGATAAGAGTGTGAgatattatagatttatttttcttaacatgatttcacttttcaatttaatttaaaaaataaaaatatttatatgttttatattaaatgCTGATACCATTATCAATCTCAATAAAAGTTTAGGGAAGCAAATTCAGCATAAATGTTTGTGTAATactactcctatatatatagaaagttgTAAAGAAGCTTACATGCATCATAAGGCTCTAATGACTCCTCCAAAACctgtagtactatatatatatatatatatatatatatatttaaatgagtaatattatatatagtcatagaGTTCATAAGTACtgcattcattttgaaaaagagtgagat
This genomic window from Carya illinoinensis cultivar Pawnee chromosome 7, C.illinoinensisPawnee_v1, whole genome shotgun sequence contains:
- the LOC122315170 gene encoding AT-hook motif nuclear-localized protein 27-like, whose translation is MAGYNEDNQAGSRYFHHLLRPELHLQPPPTSTINLQHHHSQQNSDSNDSSDPDNKPDTDAQATSSSGAATNSSRRPRGRPPGSKNKPKPPIIVTRDSPNALRSHVLEVANAADIVESVTNYARRRGRGVCVLSGSGTVMNVTLRQPGVPAGSVVTLHGRFEILSLSGTVLPPPAPPGAGGLSIFLSGGQGQVVGGSVVGPLVASGPVVLMAASFANAVFERLPLEDQEEAGAVQVQPSASQSSGVTGGGGGGGGGHLGEGSGGSGSGAGAGGVSLFSMGAGNMGNFPFSGDLFGWGGSAPRPPF